The following coding sequences are from one Camarhynchus parvulus chromosome 1, STF_HiC, whole genome shotgun sequence window:
- the LOC115907994 gene encoding taste receptor type 2 member 40-like, whose translation MKTSFALHCLSVAIIESLAGILGDGIILAACSLSCIGSKTWPPYDMIMISLSSSRFILQSWNILEYLMSIFYENFFCQENVNVASKTIFTFLNYSSLWFGAWLSVFYCIKVASFAQSFFIWLKLRIARLVPWMLLTSWFCSVTTAVPFAWDLYSVHKNITAPSSVTNSSAWTTTRIDSSGLLFFLYNVGVAMPLILSVVSSILLVWSLWIHTRQMQNNASGFRDPSLEAHTKAIKSVCSLLIFYVTYYIAFSFLLYNLFLYFSTPKSICIAVMAACPTGHSIVLIWSNPKFRELPARIWHHISCSVRTTSI comes from the coding sequence ATGAAGACATCCTTTGCTCTCCATTGTCTATCAGTTGCTATAATTGAATCCCTGGCAGGAATTCTGGGAGATGGAATTATCTTGGCTGCGTGTTCATTGAGCTGCATTGGGAGCAAAACATGGCCCCCATATGATATGATCATGATCTCACTGAGTTCATCTAGATTCATTTTGCAGTCATGGAATATACTGGAATACTTAATGAGtatattttatgaaaacttCTTTTGTCAAGAAAACGTGAACGTAGCTTCCAAGacaatttttacatttctgaacTACTCCAGCCTCTGGTTTGGAGCCTGGCTTAGTGTCTTCTATTGCATCAAGGTTGCCAGTTTTGCACAGTCTTTCTTCATCTGGCTGAAGCTGAGAATTGCCAGGCTGGTGCCCTGGATGCTGCTCACATCATGGTTCTGCTCCGTCACAACTGCAGTTCCCTTCGCCTGGGATCTCTACAGCGTGCACAAGAACATCACTGCTCCTTCATCCGTGACAAACTCTTCAGCATGGACAACCACAAGGATAGACAGCtctggtttattattttttctttataatgtTGGTGTAGCTATGCCTTTAATACTGTCTGTTGTTTCAAGTATCCTGCTGGTTTGGTCTCTGTGGATACACACCAGACAGATGCAAAATAATGCAAGTGGCTTCAGGGATCCCAGCTTAGAGGCCCATACAAAAGCCATCAAGTCAGTCTGCTCCTTACTTATCTTTTATGTTACATATTACAtagctttctcttttcttttatacaatttgtttttatattttagcaccccaaaatccataTGTATAGCTGTAATGGCTGCCTGTCCTACAGGACACTCCATAGTCTTAATCTGGAGCAATCCAAAGTTTCGAGAGCTGCCAGCTAGGATTTGGCACCACATCAGCTGTTCTGTCAGAACTACATCCATCTAA
- the LOC115907647 gene encoding taste receptor type 2 member 40-like, translated as MMTSFALHCLLIAIIESLAGILGNGIILAACSLSCIGSKTWPPYDMIMISLSSSRFILQSWNILEYLMSIFYENFFCQENVNVASKTIFTFLNYSSLWFGAWLSVFYCIKVASFAQSFFIWLKLRIARLVPWMLLTSWLCSFTAAISFGWDLYSVHENITAPSSVTNSSAWTTTRKDSLGLLILICNAGIGMPLILSMVSSILLVRSLWIHIRRMQNNASGFRDPSLEAHMKAIKSVCSFLFLYIIYFICVLVILFSVFSPLSNGEMICVVLMAACPTGHSIVIIWINPKFQELPARIWHHINCHVRTAFM; from the coding sequence ATGATGACATCCTTTGCTCTCCATTGTCTATTAATTGCTATAATTGAATCCCTGGCAGGAATTCTGGGAAATGGAATTATCTTGGCTGCGTGTTCATTGAGCTGCATTGGGAGCAAAACATGGCCCCCATATGATATGATCATGATCTCACTGAGTTCATCTAGATTCATTTTGCAGTCATGGAATATACTGGAATACTTAATGAGtatattttatgaaaacttCTTTTGTCAAGAAAACGTGAACGTAGCTTCCAAGacaatttttacatttctgaacTACTCCAGCCTCTGGTTTGGAGCCTGGCTTAGTGTCTTCTATTGCATCAAGGTTGCCAGTTTTGCACAGTCTTTCTTCATCTGGCTGAAGCTGAGAATTGCCAGGCTGGTGCCCTGGATGCTGCTCACATCATGGCTCTGCTCCTTCACAGCCGCAATTTCCTTCGGCTGGGATCTCTACAGTGTGCACGAGAACATCACTGCTCCTTCATCCGTGACCAACTCTTCAGCATGGACAACCACAAGGAAAGACAGTTTGggtttattaattcttatctgTAATGCTGGCATAGGTATGCCTTTAATACTGTCTATGGTTTCAAGTATCCTGCTGGTTCGGTCTCTGTGGATACACATCAGACGGATGCAAAATAATGCAAGTGGCTTCAGGGATCCCAGCTTAGAGGCCCATATGAAAGCCATCAAGTCAGtctgctccttccttttcctttacattatatattttatttgtgttctTGTCATCTTATTTAGCGTTTTTTCACCTTTAAGCAATGGAGAAATGATTTGTGTCGTTTTAATGGCTGCCTGCCCTACAGGACATTCCATAGTCATAATTTGGATCAATCCCAAATTTCAAGAGCTGCCAGCTAGGATTTGGCACCACATTAACTGTCATGTCAGAACTGCATTCATGTAA